In Anolis sagrei isolate rAnoSag1 chromosome 5, rAnoSag1.mat, whole genome shotgun sequence, the DNA window aataaataaataaataaataaataaataaataaatctgtgggatgtccagggtggcaactaggcaagtggggtttatatatctgtgggatgtccagggtggcaattaggcaagtggggtttatatatctgtgggatgtccagggtggcaactaggcaagtggggtttatatatctgtgagatGTCCGGGGTggcaactaggcaagtggggtttatatatctgtggaatttccagggtggcagctaggcaagtggggtttatatacctgtgggatATCCAGGGTGgcaattaggcaagtggggtttatatatctgtgaaatgtccagggtagcaactaggcaaatggggtttatatatctgtgggatatcCAGGGTggcaactaggcaagtggggtttatatatctgtgggatgtccagggtggcaactaggcaagtggggtttatatatctgtgggatgtccagggtggcaactaggcaagtggggtttatatatctgtgggatgtccagggtggcaactaggcaagtggggtttatatatctgtgagatGTCCGGGGTggcaactaggcaagtggggtttatatatctgtggaatttccagggtggcagctaggcaagtggggtttatatacctgtgggatATCCAGGGTGgcaattaggcaagtggggtttatatatctgtgaaatgtccagggtagcaactaggcaaatggggtttatatatctgtgggatatcCAGGGTggcaactaggcaagtggggtttatatatctgtggaatgtccagggtggcaattaggcaagtggggtttatatacctgtgggatATCCAGGGTGgcaattaggcaagtggggtttatatatctgtgaaatgtccagggtggcaactaggcaagtggggtttatatatctgtggaatgtccagggtggccgctaggcaagtgaggtttatatacctgtgggatATCCAGGGTGgcaattaggcaagtggggtttatatatctgtggaatgtcccatcctggacattctgcagatatataaaccccacttgcttagtttccagcagaccttacaacctctgaggatgcctgccatagaggtgggcgaaacatcaggagagaatgcttctgcaacatggccatacagccctggagaactcacagcaattcaatgattccagccatgaaagccttcaataacacaaaATCAATTATTGTTGCTATGATCTCAAAGATTCTGTTAGTTTTGGAACTATGAGGAACTGAGTTTACCTCCCTAGATTATTCGGTGATACAGTAAGAGAGAAACTGCCCCAAGTGTATTTTGCCTTGCTTCAGACTTGAAGCAAGTGAAGCAATGTAGCTAAAAAAAAATGGCCACAAGCTTTTTAAAAttgccattattttttaattataatctGAGCAGTTGTGAGGACAGAGATACATAGCATAGTTTGATATGTCAAGAGACACGAGCCTTCATTTGGTATGCAGAAGTGGTatcttcttcatttgctttccaGAATGTATTATGATTTGCGTGGGTAACAAAAGTCAAGAGAATTTGTGTAAGTACTTACACTATAGTCTTACTTCAACTTAATCATCACATTTTTAAGGTAATAAGATTTCCCTGTGCTTTGTATCATAATTTGGGAAGAGGATATATTTAACCCTTTGGGAATGATACATCTCTGTGTACTTGATGTTATTTTAAACATGTAATAGGTGAGAAATTGATATAgtttatgaaatatttattttgcagAGCTCCTTTTGTAGGTTAAATTGTACAGCAGTGACTTTTCTCTCTGTTATACAGAGGAGCCCATATACTGTTACACACCCCACAACTTCACGCGTGACCAAGCCTTGTATGCCCGAGGATACTGTTGGACAGAACTAAGAGATGCCTTGCCAGGAGTCAATGCCAGCCATTGGCCCTCCTTGTTTGAGCATAAGTTCCTTCCATATGCCTTGCTGGCTTTCGCTGGCATTATGTACATTCCAGCACTTGGCTGGGAATTCCTGGCCTCCACCAGACTGACGTCTGAACTTAACTTTTTGCTCCAGGAGATAGATAACTGCTACCACCGAGCTGCTGAAGGCCGTGCAcccaaaattgaaaaacaaatccAATCCAAGGGCCCTGGGATTACAGAGCGAGAGAAACGAGAGATCATTGAGAACGCTGAGAAAGAAAAGAGCCCGGAGCAAAATCTGTTTGAAAAATACTTGGAACGGAGAGGGCGCAGTAACTTCTTAGCCAAACTTTATCTTGTGAGGCACTTGTTCATCATCTTCCTGAGCATCATCCCAATCACTTATTTGTCCACGTACTATGCTACCcagaaacaaaacgagtttactTGTGCTCTCGGACAACCTCCCGACAAAACAAGCCATTCCAAATTACTCATCCGGGTGAACTGCAAACTGCCATCTGTTCAACTACAACGGATCATTGCTGGTGTAGACATTGTCCTCCTCTCCTTCATGAACTTGATTATTCTCATCAATCTAATCCATCTTTTCATCGTCCGCAAATCCAATTTCATCTTTGACAAACTGAACAAGGTGGGCATAAAGACTAAAAAGCAGTGGCAGAAGTCTCAGTTCTGTGACATCAATATCCTAGCGATGTTTTGCAATGAAAATCGAGACCACATCAAGTCACTGAACCGCTTGGATTTCATTACCAATGAAAGTGATCTGATGTATGACAATGTGGTGCGCCAGCTGCTTGCAGCATTAGCCCAATCCAATCACGATGTCACCCCAACTGTACGCGATTCTGGGATACAAACCATAGATCCCAGCATTGATCCCACAGACATCGACCCTAATGAGCACCTGGTCATTAAGCGGCCTCggaagaaaatgaaatggatACCAAGTACAAATCCTCTTCCACAACCATTTAAAGAGCAGTTAACGATTATGAAAGTTGAGAACAACAAGTCTGAGAAGCCCAAACCAGTCCGTCGGAAAACCGCAACAGACAGTCTGGTTGCTCCTTTGCTTGAGTCCAACTCAAAAAACCCTCAGACATCTTTGTCCCAAAAAACTGTATCCAGCACCCTCTCCAGCACAAGTGGTGAGAAAAAGCACACCCGGCACTTTTCGTTAGATGTTCACCCATATATCCTTAGTAACAAGAAACCCAAGCCGGAGATTCAACCGATTACCTCTATGGCAACATCCAAAAGCCAAGGGAGTGGATTTCTAAGCCAAGAAGAGAAAGTCATAGTGCACGTCACCTCCTCTCTCAAAGGTACAGTGATATTTCTACTACTCTTTCTATTGCGTTGAAGTCAAATGCAAACAGTAGATTTCAAAATTTCTACTCACGTTGGAGTTTTTCCTGCAATTACTCAGATGTCACTGGTTGCTGTTTCCACCTGGTTGGAATCTCACACCACAGCAGTAGCTTCTATATTGGAGACCATGTGTGTCAGACTGGCGGAGGTAGCATGGGAAGATGTTACTGCTGCGTCATGGGATTCTGACCACACAAAAGTGGCAACCTCACCACAGGGGTACGTATAAATCAGGTCTGAGACTAATCAACAGGGTTTTGTAGATTGGATTTGCAAAGAATAATCAAATGTAAGCTTGAGACTTGCCACTCACACAAGGTATGTGAATGGCAACAaaaaattatatgtatattgtaactTGTGTTTCCAGAGGAAAAACTAGTCCCTAAGGCCAATTTACACCCTCAGGTGACTCAGTCTAGAATCACAAATATCTGCTATACTTCAGATATTTACTTCATTTCAAAGGGCAAGAAGCTCAGATTCTGAGTAGAGCCAGaataaatacagtacaatatcaCATTGATATGTAACTATGTCGGGTGGAGTCTTATGGGGGGGAAAAGAGGCAAAAATTGATCTCTGAGTTTGAAGTTTTTATTGCTCATATAATTTGTAAGTAAATCAGATTGCATTTTAAACTAAGTGTGCATCCAGATAGCACCTATAGTTTGTGCCCTCCTGCGTTTTCCCCTCGGGTGTCCAAATGATGTTTTATGGAAAAGTGACTACATTCGGCACAGAGCAGTAAAACCCTGCTTTGTACAGAGGTAATTTGTCTGCTGGAAAGACCTgtgtctttccaggtgtgggggGCTGTATAGATGGGACTGGAGATCACGCTGTGTGACTTCCAGTGCCCATCTACATATCTGTCTTGGGTTTCTTCTCTTCCTAGAGCCCAAGAAACCCGAGAGAGCCCCcgctcccaaccccccccc includes these proteins:
- the PANX2 gene encoding pannexin-2 isoform X1 — its product is MQHIIENHPDMATALLAGEKLKELILPGAQDDKAGGSLAALLLQLKLELPFDRVVTIGTVLIPILLVTLVFTKNFAEEPIYCYTPHNFTRDQALYARGYCWTELRDALPGVNASHWPSLFEHKFLPYALLAFAGIMYIPALGWEFLASTRLTSELNFLLQEIDNCYHRAAEGRAPKIEKQIQSKGPGITEREKREIIENAEKEKSPEQNLFEKYLERRGRSNFLAKLYLVRHLFIIFLSIIPITYLSTYYATQKQNEFTCALGQPPDKTSHSKLLIRVNCKLPSVQLQRIIAGVDIVLLSFMNLIILINLIHLFIVRKSNFIFDKLNKVGIKTKKQWQKSQFCDINILAMFCNENRDHIKSLNRLDFITNESDLMYDNVVRQLLAALAQSNHDVTPTVRDSGIQTIDPSIDPTDIDPNEHLVIKRPRKKMKWIPSTNPLPQPFKEQLTIMKVENNKSEKPKPVRRKTATDSLVAPLLESNSKNPQTSLSQKTVSSTLSSTSGEKKHTRHFSLDVHPYILSNKKPKPEIQPITSMATSKSQGSGFLSQEEKVIVHVTSSLKDSSIPGKDTLYSHETCRTVPAAAAFLTCKHNHIATAGVTAKVILPQVSKAEPMPTLNCNPTHPLLHINTLYEDHEEEESDLIADSLDNAIHSPTEAGDIISIPSTKQIMLATFDEPLAIVNSIEY
- the PANX2 gene encoding pannexin-2 isoform X2 — encoded protein: MQHIIENHPDMATALLAGEKLKELILPGAQDDKAGGSLAALLLQLKLELPFDRVVTIGTVLIPILLVTLVFTKNFAEEPIYCYTPHNFTRDQALYARGYCWTELRDALPGVNASHWPSLFEHKFLPYALLAFAGIMYIPALGWEFLASTRLTSELNFLLQEIDNCYHRAAEGRAPKIEKQIQSKGPGITEREKREIIENAEKEKSPEQNLFEKYLERRGRSNFLAKLYLVRHLFIIFLSIIPITYLSTYYATQKQNEFTCALGQPPDKTSHSKLLIRVNCKLPSVQLQRIIAGVDIVLLSFMNLIILINLIHLFIVRKSNFIFDKLNKVGIKTKKQWQKSQFCDINILAMFCNENRDHIKSLNRLDFITNESDLMYDNVVRQLLAALAQSNHDVTPTVRDSGIQTIDPSIDPTDIDPNEHLVIKRPRKKMKWIPSTNPLPQPFKEQLTIMKVENNKSEKPKPVRRKTATDSLVAPLLESNSKNPQTSLSQKTVSSTLSSTSGEKKHTRHFSLDVHPYILSNKKPKPEIQPITSMATSKSQGSGFLSQEEKVIVHVTSSLKDVTGCCFHLVGISHHSSSFYIGDHVCQTGGGSMGRCYCCVMGF